A stretch of the Fusobacterium varium genome encodes the following:
- the thiS gene encoding sulfur carrier protein ThiS produces MDIILNGKSYSIERNFTVQKLLKKLEEEWAIELNGAVVLVNDEIVKKDRWKESEIFENAEIEVLSFVSGG; encoded by the coding sequence ATGGATATAATTTTAAATGGAAAGAGCTATTCAATAGAAAGAAATTTTACAGTCCAGAAACTTCTTAAAAAATTAGAGGAAGAGTGGGCAATAGAACTCAATGGAGCAGTTGTTCTTGTAAATGATGAAATAGTGAAAAAAGATAGATGGAAAGAAAGTGAGATATTTGAAAATGCTGAAATAGAAGTACTTTCTTTTGTATCTGGAGGATAA